From the Shewanella amazonensis SB2B genome, one window contains:
- a CDS encoding ABC transporter ATP-binding protein: MSLVRITNGSLAYGYVPLLKNADLSIEAGERVCIVGRNGAGKSSLLKILDGEVHLDDGELNLATDVRISRLQQDPPKAESGSVYSYISQGLKEAGEVLERYHQLSHDLATADDTMQARMLKEMETLQAKLDHLNGWQLDTRIQAHCVRLGLDPDKPLSELSGGWQRKVALARALVSEPELLLLDEPTNHLDIDTIEWLEQFLLSYKGAIVFISHDRGFINRMATRILDLDRGVVTSWPGTYQAYLEGKAEWLRHEAEANAQFDKKLAEEEVWIRQGIKARRTRNEGRVRALKALRMERSERLNRQGNVRMNVAEGERSGKLVFDVSELNYNLADKDLVRDFSVSVMRGDRIALIGPNGCGKSTLIKLLIGQLEPQSGNIKTGTKLEVAYFDQYRENLDEEKTVEENVGDGKQTVTVNGRDRHILSYLQDFLFSPARARTPVKALSGGEKNRLLLARLLLRPANLIILDEPTNDLDIETLELLESMLTEYDGTLLIVSHDRAFIDNTVTSSWWFTGNGRWAEYVGGYQDAVDQGARFYTGAAEPEGQKSVQAQAPVVKQQADVKTQKKLSYKLQRELDSLPELMEALEAEIAALQQEVNQPEFYAQAQDTVNARLALLGEKEQQLDVYFERWEELESMK, from the coding sequence GTGAGTCTTGTTCGTATCACCAATGGCTCTTTGGCCTATGGCTATGTTCCTTTATTGAAAAACGCCGATCTCAGCATCGAAGCCGGCGAGCGAGTGTGTATTGTGGGCCGTAACGGTGCCGGTAAGTCCAGCCTGCTCAAAATTCTGGATGGCGAAGTTCATCTGGACGACGGCGAGCTGAACCTGGCAACAGACGTGCGTATCAGCCGCTTGCAGCAAGACCCACCAAAGGCGGAATCGGGCAGTGTTTACAGCTACATCTCCCAGGGCCTGAAAGAAGCCGGCGAAGTGCTTGAGCGCTACCATCAGCTGTCCCACGACCTGGCCACCGCCGATGATACAATGCAAGCGCGCATGCTCAAGGAAATGGAAACATTGCAGGCAAAGCTTGACCATTTGAATGGCTGGCAACTGGATACCCGAATTCAGGCCCACTGTGTACGCCTTGGTCTGGACCCCGATAAGCCGCTCAGCGAACTTTCCGGCGGTTGGCAGCGAAAAGTCGCCCTGGCCAGAGCGCTGGTGAGCGAGCCTGAGCTGTTGCTGCTCGATGAGCCAACCAACCATTTGGATATCGACACCATCGAGTGGCTCGAGCAGTTTTTGCTGAGCTACAAGGGGGCCATCGTCTTTATCAGTCACGACCGTGGCTTTATCAATCGCATGGCGACCCGAATACTGGATTTGGACCGTGGCGTCGTCACATCCTGGCCCGGCACCTATCAGGCGTATCTGGAAGGCAAGGCCGAATGGCTCAGACACGAAGCTGAAGCCAACGCCCAGTTTGATAAAAAACTGGCAGAGGAGGAAGTGTGGATACGTCAGGGTATTAAGGCGCGGCGCACCCGTAACGAAGGCAGGGTGAGGGCACTTAAGGCGCTGCGTATGGAGCGCTCAGAGCGGCTCAATCGCCAGGGGAACGTTCGCATGAACGTGGCCGAGGGCGAACGCAGTGGCAAGCTGGTATTTGATGTAAGCGAGCTGAATTACAACCTGGCGGACAAAGATCTGGTGCGGGATTTTTCGGTGAGCGTGATGCGCGGCGACCGAATTGCACTGATAGGTCCCAATGGCTGCGGCAAGTCGACTCTCATTAAGCTGCTGATAGGCCAACTCGAGCCTCAGTCCGGTAACATCAAAACCGGTACCAAACTGGAAGTTGCGTATTTTGACCAATACCGCGAAAACCTCGACGAAGAGAAAACCGTTGAAGAAAACGTGGGGGATGGCAAGCAGACGGTAACCGTCAATGGCCGCGATCGCCATATACTGAGCTACCTGCAGGACTTTTTGTTTTCACCAGCACGGGCCCGCACTCCGGTAAAAGCCCTCTCCGGTGGTGAGAAAAACCGTCTGCTGCTGGCCAGGCTGCTGCTGCGTCCTGCCAACCTTATCATTCTCGATGAGCCCACCAACGACCTGGACATCGAAACCCTGGAGCTGCTCGAGTCCATGTTGACCGAATACGATGGCACCCTGCTTATCGTGAGCCATGACAGGGCCTTTATCGACAATACCGTCACCAGTAGCTGGTGGTTTACCGGCAATGGCCGCTGGGCCGAATATGTGGGCGGTTATCAGGATGCTGTTGACCAGGGTGCACGATTCTATACCGGAGCGGCGGAACCTGAAGGGCAAAAGAGTGTCCAAGCTCAGGCGCCTGTGGTAAAACAGCAAGCTGATGTAAAAACACAAAAGAAACTCTCTTATAAGTTGCAGCGGGAGCTGGACAGCCTGCCTGAACTGATGGAAGCCCTTGAGGCCGAGATTGCGGCACTGCAACAGGAAGTGAATCAGCCGGAGTTTTATGCTCAGGCACAGGATACGGTTAACGCGCGGCTGGCATTGCTGGGCGAAAAAGAACAGCAATTGGACGTTTACTTCGAGCGTTGGGAAGAACTCGAGTCAATGAAGTAA
- a CDS encoding cell division protein ZapC: MLLMPHTDWQWRYNDAYGVLSVSLGSEMEFLTPYKAKLLIPDALENMEFSVEHAKFYIDLLDRVQKRLKITDAAAVQITLNATAAHFMLKPQMPKSWFFEASDVCVYADMGKVFELRCAGERHLVMVVENGLQAALVMLLGKECDLGDGKRLGQFDTIKVMHNRLHEPRINRQTVAA, translated from the coding sequence ATGTTATTAATGCCACATACGGATTGGCAATGGAGATATAACGATGCTTACGGTGTTTTAAGCGTTTCGTTAGGTTCGGAAATGGAATTTCTGACTCCTTACAAAGCCAAGCTCCTTATTCCGGACGCATTGGAAAATATGGAATTTAGCGTTGAACACGCCAAGTTCTATATTGACCTGCTCGACCGTGTGCAAAAGCGCCTGAAAATAACCGATGCTGCTGCAGTGCAAATAACGCTCAATGCCACTGCTGCACATTTTATGCTCAAGCCGCAGATGCCGAAATCCTGGTTTTTTGAAGCCAGTGACGTATGCGTATACGCGGACATGGGTAAGGTCTTCGAATTAAGATGTGCCGGTGAACGTCATTTAGTGATGGTGGTTGAAAATGGCCTGCAGGCCGCATTGGTGATGCTGCTGGGTAAAGAGTGCGATTTGGGGGATGGTAAACGTCTCGGCCAATTCGACACCATAAAAGTGATGCACAATCGCCTGCATGAACCAAGAATTAACCGGCAAACCGTTGCGGCATAA
- a CDS encoding CLCA_X family protein: MGYAQTKIRQGPNHRDGEQVTFLDVKQFFGLGHVRVGSWVSSEESLIAANMVFDALADLALVLGLPPKVMGLRERLNLAFGHGGQQGVMAHYSPSERTLALAKHAGAGAVAHEFWHAFDHHLSDTAMDIGRSQKARFASELWLNDVPLLCHPLNDRLEALFQSVLLSGDGEHPSDYVRRAIQLDKTYGRLYFSHPSELMARAFEAAIESEGDFEQVDTDSGEIHLLPLINPYLVTGTLEDIKTENKGELLPKFGSWGAMPQGAFPTPIHRQAIMKAMAGYFRPLGRALAKTLS; this comes from the coding sequence ATGGGGTATGCCCAGACTAAAATTCGTCAGGGCCCGAACCACCGCGACGGTGAGCAAGTCACTTTCCTTGATGTTAAGCAGTTTTTCGGGCTGGGTCATGTCAGGGTCGGCAGTTGGGTTTCGTCTGAAGAGTCACTGATTGCCGCCAATATGGTGTTTGATGCCTTGGCCGATCTGGCGCTGGTGCTTGGCCTGCCGCCGAAAGTCATGGGACTCAGGGAGCGACTGAATCTGGCGTTTGGTCATGGTGGTCAGCAGGGGGTAATGGCCCATTATTCGCCGTCGGAGCGCACTTTGGCACTGGCCAAGCACGCAGGTGCCGGGGCTGTTGCGCACGAATTCTGGCATGCCTTTGACCATCATTTATCAGACACGGCCATGGACATTGGTCGCAGTCAAAAAGCACGTTTTGCCAGTGAACTTTGGCTTAATGACGTGCCCCTGCTTTGCCACCCGCTGAATGACAGGCTGGAGGCCCTGTTCCAGTCTGTGCTCCTGAGTGGCGATGGAGAGCATCCGAGTGACTATGTACGCCGCGCCATTCAATTGGATAAAACCTATGGCCGGCTTTATTTTTCCCATCCGTCTGAATTAATGGCGCGTGCCTTTGAGGCCGCCATCGAGTCTGAGGGCGACTTTGAGCAGGTAGATACCGACAGCGGTGAGATTCATCTTTTGCCCCTGATTAATCCTTATCTGGTCACTGGAACCCTTGAGGACATTAAAACCGAAAATAAGGGGGAATTGCTTCCCAAATTTGGCTCTTGGGGCGCTATGCCGCAGGGTGCTTTCCCCACGCCAATACACAGGCAAGCAATCATGAAGGCGATGGCGGGCTACTTCAGGCCCTTGGGCAGGGCACTTGCCAAAACCCTCAGCTGA
- the rlmKL gene encoding bifunctional 23S rRNA (guanine(2069)-N(7))-methyltransferase RlmK/23S rRNA (guanine(2445)-N(2))-methyltransferase RlmL, translating to MFNFFAAAPKGFEYALAKELETLGAENVRESVAGVYFSASLAQGYQITLWTRLASRIVLILFTGECQSAEQLYNAAYTIDWPSHFSNRSTFSIDFHGTGGFINNSQFGALKIKDAVVDRFRDDDLSRPDVVKGHPDMRIDAHYGRGKITIGINFSGAALHQRGYRGNTGEAPLKENLAANMLYRSGWADNPVTLLDPFCGSGTVLIEAALMACDIAPGLMRERFGFEHWRRHDQALWQQVIEEAKARASLGKTRCQLKFYGSDIDSRVVALAKRNANSAGVFDFIDFKVANALNLEPPVAEGMVLTNPPYGERLGNVTSLLQLYFQLGEKFKQSYGGWKLGLLCSDMELVSSLKLKADKQMKMYNGALECAFNLYTLHATSTRRDIPVDTTGQGGEIAAPFANRLKKNLKQLEKWAKREGIDSYRLYDADIPEYNVAVDRYLDYVVVQEYAAPSAIPEAVTKRRLTDVLLALPRALGIDPDKIVLKTRERQKGTNQYQKLDGEKLELVTTEYGCSFKLNLTDYLDTGLFLDHRLTRKLVGEKAKNRDVLNLFAYTGSASVHAGKGGAKSVTTVDMSNTYLNWAKDNFMLNGLIGRQYQFEQADCLQWIRDCERQFDLIFIDPPTFSNSKRMEDSFDVQRDHVDLLASLKKLLRPGGEIVFSNNKRKFKMDMEALAAAGLKAVNIDDKVLPMDYARNPQIHNCWVVTHG from the coding sequence ATGTTTAACTTTTTTGCAGCCGCCCCAAAGGGCTTTGAATATGCACTTGCCAAAGAATTGGAAACCCTTGGCGCAGAGAACGTGCGCGAAAGCGTCGCCGGCGTGTATTTCAGTGCCTCGTTGGCGCAAGGCTACCAGATTACCCTGTGGACACGTTTGGCCAGCCGTATCGTTCTGATCCTTTTCACCGGTGAGTGCCAGAGCGCTGAGCAACTCTACAATGCGGCTTACACCATTGATTGGCCATCGCACTTCAGCAATCGCAGTACCTTCAGCATCGATTTTCACGGTACCGGCGGCTTTATCAATAACAGCCAGTTTGGTGCACTGAAAATCAAAGATGCTGTAGTCGACAGATTCCGTGATGACGATTTAAGTCGCCCGGATGTGGTTAAAGGCCATCCGGACATGCGTATCGACGCCCACTATGGCCGCGGTAAAATTACCATCGGGATTAACTTTTCCGGCGCGGCGCTGCACCAGCGTGGCTATCGCGGCAATACCGGCGAAGCGCCATTGAAAGAAAACCTTGCCGCCAACATGTTGTATCGCAGTGGTTGGGCCGACAATCCGGTTACCTTGCTGGACCCTTTCTGCGGCAGTGGCACTGTGCTGATTGAGGCTGCATTGATGGCCTGTGATATTGCGCCGGGCCTGATGCGAGAACGATTTGGCTTTGAACACTGGCGCAGACACGACCAGGCCCTCTGGCAACAGGTAATCGAGGAAGCCAAGGCCCGTGCTTCTCTGGGTAAAACCCGATGTCAGCTTAAGTTTTATGGCTCGGATATAGACTCGCGGGTTGTAGCGCTTGCCAAACGCAATGCCAACAGTGCCGGTGTGTTTGACTTTATCGACTTTAAAGTGGCCAATGCCCTTAATCTGGAGCCGCCGGTGGCAGAGGGTATGGTGTTGACCAACCCGCCTTATGGTGAGCGCCTGGGGAATGTCACCAGCTTGCTGCAGCTCTACTTCCAGCTTGGTGAAAAGTTCAAGCAGAGCTACGGTGGCTGGAAGCTCGGTTTGCTTTGCAGCGATATGGAGTTGGTATCTTCGCTAAAGCTCAAAGCCGACAAACAGATGAAGATGTACAACGGGGCTCTGGAATGCGCCTTTAATCTGTATACCCTGCATGCCACCAGTACCCGTCGTGATATTCCTGTGGATACCACGGGCCAGGGCGGCGAGATTGCCGCGCCTTTTGCCAATCGTTTGAAGAAAAACCTCAAGCAGCTGGAAAAATGGGCCAAGCGAGAAGGCATCGACAGTTACCGTCTGTACGACGCCGATATCCCCGAATACAACGTCGCCGTCGACCGATACCTGGATTACGTGGTAGTGCAGGAATATGCGGCGCCTTCAGCCATTCCTGAAGCTGTCACCAAAAGACGCCTCACCGATGTGCTGCTCGCCTTGCCACGTGCGCTTGGTATAGACCCGGACAAGATAGTGCTTAAAACCCGTGAGCGTCAGAAGGGCACCAATCAGTACCAAAAATTGGATGGTGAAAAGCTTGAGCTTGTGACCACCGAGTATGGCTGCAGCTTCAAGCTGAACCTCACCGACTATCTGGACACTGGACTGTTTCTCGACCACCGACTGACCCGTAAACTGGTGGGAGAAAAGGCCAAAAACAGAGATGTGCTTAACCTCTTTGCCTATACGGGCAGCGCGTCTGTGCACGCCGGTAAGGGCGGTGCCAAATCTGTCACTACAGTGGATATGTCCAATACCTATCTCAACTGGGCCAAAGACAACTTTATGTTGAACGGCCTGATTGGACGCCAGTATCAGTTTGAACAGGCAGACTGCCTACAGTGGATCCGTGATTGCGAAAGGCAGTTTGACCTGATTTTTATCGACCCGCCCACCTTCTCAAACTCGAAGAGGATGGAAGACTCTTTCGATGTACAGCGTGACCACGTGGATTTGCTGGCATCCCTGAAAAAGCTGTTGCGTCCGGGGGGGGAAATTGTGTTCTCCAACAATAAACGCAAGTTCAAAATGGATATGGAAGCCCTCGCGGCGGCTGGCCTCAAGGCGGTAAACATTGACGATAAGGTGTTGCCAATGGACTACGCCCGTAATCCGCAAATCCATAACTGCTGGGTTGTGACCCATGGCTGA
- a CDS encoding glutaredoxin family protein: MAEFVLYHTDGCHLCHLAEALLQEAGVTYLMVDICDDELLAERYGVRIPVLLRKQDGAELGWPFELVDVTSFTGV; encoded by the coding sequence ATGGCTGAGTTTGTGTTGTACCACACCGATGGTTGTCATCTTTGCCATTTGGCCGAGGCGCTGCTGCAAGAGGCCGGCGTGACCTACCTGATGGTGGATATTTGTGATGATGAGTTGCTTGCAGAGCGTTATGGGGTGCGCATCCCGGTGCTTTTACGTAAGCAGGATGGCGCCGAGCTAGGCTGGCCGTTTGAACTTGTCGATGTAACCTCTTTTACAGGAGTCTGA
- a CDS encoding DsrE family protein, with protein sequence MTPVSKMMTRSSWITSLTLAAVLGLVLPSAIANEFRSGPVIQGYGEVASRVKQTYPIPKDQRFKVVFDLAAQSEEGKINRTMDSLARFINMHAAAGVDPNNIQLALVVHGKAVFDVLSDDAHFKKLARGNAQAKLLKALMDNGVRVMVCGQTAAHLGVDNNMLLPGVEMSLSAMSAHAILAQQGYSQNPF encoded by the coding sequence ATGACGCCTGTGTCTAAGATGATGACGAGATCATCATGGATAACATCACTTACGCTCGCCGCGGTATTGGGGCTCGTTTTGCCCAGTGCCATTGCCAATGAATTTCGCAGCGGCCCGGTTATTCAGGGCTACGGTGAGGTGGCCAGCCGGGTTAAGCAAACCTACCCTATACCCAAGGATCAACGCTTTAAAGTGGTCTTTGACTTGGCGGCTCAAAGTGAAGAGGGCAAGATAAATCGTACCATGGATAGCCTGGCACGTTTTATCAACATGCATGCTGCAGCAGGGGTTGATCCCAACAATATTCAGCTTGCCCTGGTGGTCCATGGCAAGGCGGTGTTTGACGTACTGTCTGACGATGCGCATTTCAAAAAGCTCGCCCGTGGCAATGCCCAGGCAAAGCTGCTCAAGGCGCTCATGGATAACGGCGTTCGGGTTATGGTATGTGGCCAAACGGCTGCCCATTTGGGCGTAGATAACAACATGCTGCTCCCGGGAGTCGAAATGTCCCTGTCAGCCATGTCGGCCCATGCAATACTCGCGCAGCAGGGTTATAGTCAGAATCCATTCTGA
- a CDS encoding SDR family oxidoreductase gives MTQVVITGANRGIGLALTQLYLDADCDVAACCRHPEEANALHALMDKHEGLELFELDVSSSDAIASLGEALKGRPIHRLINNAGYYGPKGVSLGNSPEDEWQAMFSINCIGPLKLVESLTEGLCQGQGIIANLSSKMGSMADNSSGGAYLYRSVKAAQNAVTKSLAIDLAPYGVKAVALHPGWVKTAMGGPNALIDTQTSAAGLYRVIEGLTSAQSGGFFDYQGNIIPW, from the coding sequence ATGACTCAGGTCGTCATCACAGGGGCAAATCGAGGTATTGGTCTTGCGTTGACCCAACTCTATTTGGATGCAGACTGTGATGTGGCGGCGTGCTGCCGACACCCGGAAGAAGCAAATGCGCTGCATGCCTTGATGGATAAGCACGAAGGGCTGGAACTCTTTGAGCTCGACGTGAGTTCAAGTGATGCGATTGCCTCTCTGGGAGAGGCGCTTAAAGGTCGCCCCATCCACCGATTAATCAATAATGCCGGTTATTACGGCCCCAAAGGCGTTAGCCTGGGTAATTCACCTGAAGATGAATGGCAGGCGATGTTTTCCATTAACTGCATTGGACCGCTCAAGTTGGTTGAATCGTTAACCGAGGGGTTATGCCAAGGGCAGGGCATTATTGCCAATCTGAGCTCAAAGATGGGCAGTATGGCAGACAACAGCAGTGGTGGGGCTTATCTGTATCGCTCGGTCAAAGCCGCCCAAAACGCGGTCACCAAGTCTCTTGCAATTGATTTGGCGCCTTACGGGGTAAAAGCGGTAGCTTTGCACCCGGGGTGGGTTAAAACTGCCATGGGTGGACCAAATGCCCTGATTGATACTCAAACCTCTGCAGCGGGCTTATACAGGGTGATTGAAGGGTTGACCTCTGCCCAAAGTGGTGGATTTTTTGATTATCAGGGAAACATTATTCCGTGGTAA
- a CDS encoding DUF3857 domain-containing transglutaminase family protein — protein MLLPILMTLCPQLASVKRQLNMILLPGTLCLIALLSCYASALQAEELHPSLARISLDSEWRSGAYQSQGVDYTPAASWVDPLDLMVPETMPDDQIRDGLYNLVVDNQYKVDADGKKVQFSHYADVVTAPKGLESVSQIQIEFDPNYQRLQLHSIWVHRAGELIDKSLDADFQLARSQNTDDLMYDGSMVATWVLKDIRVGDILEYSYSRLGSNPVFEGRFFGARSLQWSVPVARQQLRILWGKPKPLNIKVENSELQFTSTRLGTQTDYRLQVEHMPTITASSDAAPWYNPFAKAYFSETNSWKQVVDWGLPLFSRQQQVNEDITMLARQITAKHDSKAEQLVAALSLVQENVRYLGLEMGSNSHFPSAAGDTLSRRYGDCKDKAVLLVTLLGELGVEASPALVNTDTGKMLPAMLPSADRFNHAIVRASLNGNNYWLDPTLMDQGDALEHLYQPDYGFALVLSEDSQELVSMASGASGSRIRFTEEYDFSEGISGVGKANISTLYQGDEARRMRGRIASEGLKALSEQYAGYYGKQFKGLEAIRPLDVLDDKATGEVRLEEAYHLPAPWQADDDGGYTVYVYESQISPYLTLPQGHGRRELALKHPLQIEGTIRLKFRANDWQFDAAVREESNPFFDFHYSVAFDKESNLLTLAYRYQSNTDRVPADRVDEYIAALKKVADTDSYGIIDYNSEVKDAVTQEADASDDDTNMALIVLSAGFVALCAIGFAMASWLIDDGHKASSRYYPVSPLKALLLSLLTFGLYPCYWAYKNWQYVQNELEPGIWPMARAIFAPLWYYHLYLSLANSGDEDKRRWLIPGWLAVLFMILYIGVSATKKLHGMTVLSLLVPALVILPLITYINRLNGHNEAYVYNSRWRWRHWLLTVATLPLLLFVLAQEAGFTASDRVVAGSDLWQRDIKFMKRKAIIAANENPVLFYSDDWLSNQSDGNGFTDARIFSYWREDGVFYQETVPFEAVKNIEVNFAKGDELTTTITVYRDDGSHFLLFAATEARKDRQFVRELLERWRRIRPQGSDNNGEQEQ, from the coding sequence ATGTTACTCCCCATTTTAATGACGCTGTGCCCACAGTTGGCATCAGTGAAGCGTCAGCTCAACATGATTTTATTGCCAGGCACCCTTTGCCTGATTGCGCTGCTGAGTTGTTATGCCAGCGCCTTACAGGCTGAAGAATTACATCCGTCACTGGCGCGGATTAGTCTCGACAGCGAATGGCGCAGCGGCGCGTATCAAAGCCAGGGTGTCGATTATACCCCCGCCGCATCCTGGGTTGATCCACTGGACCTCATGGTTCCAGAGACCATGCCTGACGATCAAATCCGTGACGGTCTCTATAATCTGGTGGTCGATAACCAATACAAGGTGGATGCCGACGGTAAGAAAGTGCAGTTCAGCCATTATGCCGATGTGGTGACTGCACCCAAGGGACTTGAGTCCGTATCGCAAATTCAGATTGAATTTGACCCCAACTATCAGCGGCTACAACTGCACTCTATCTGGGTGCACAGGGCTGGTGAGCTTATCGATAAGAGTCTGGATGCCGACTTTCAGCTTGCCCGCAGTCAAAACACAGACGATCTGATGTACGACGGCAGTATGGTTGCGACCTGGGTTCTTAAAGACATTCGGGTTGGCGACATACTGGAATACAGCTACAGTCGGCTCGGCAGCAACCCGGTATTTGAAGGGCGCTTTTTCGGTGCCCGCAGTTTGCAATGGAGTGTACCTGTTGCCCGTCAGCAGCTGCGCATACTGTGGGGCAAACCTAAGCCGCTGAACATTAAAGTGGAAAACAGCGAACTGCAGTTTACAAGTACGCGGCTTGGTACTCAGACAGACTACCGCTTACAAGTGGAACATATGCCTACCATCACTGCGTCGAGTGATGCAGCCCCCTGGTATAACCCCTTTGCCAAAGCCTATTTCTCTGAAACGAATTCCTGGAAGCAGGTAGTAGACTGGGGCTTGCCTCTCTTTAGCCGTCAGCAGCAAGTGAATGAAGACATCACGATGCTGGCCAGACAGATAACGGCCAAACACGACTCGAAAGCTGAACAACTGGTCGCCGCACTGTCCCTGGTGCAAGAAAATGTGCGCTATCTGGGGCTGGAGATGGGTAGCAACAGCCACTTCCCCTCGGCCGCCGGTGACACCCTCAGCCGCCGTTATGGCGACTGTAAAGATAAGGCAGTGCTGTTGGTCACTCTGCTTGGAGAGCTCGGCGTTGAGGCATCTCCTGCACTTGTGAATACCGACACGGGCAAAATGTTGCCTGCCATGCTGCCATCAGCAGACCGCTTTAACCACGCAATTGTGCGTGCCAGTCTTAATGGCAATAACTATTGGCTGGATCCGACATTGATGGATCAGGGTGATGCTCTGGAACACTTATATCAGCCGGATTATGGTTTTGCCCTGGTGCTGAGCGAAGACAGCCAAGAATTGGTTTCCATGGCGTCTGGTGCCAGTGGCAGTCGCATCCGTTTTACTGAAGAGTATGATTTCTCTGAAGGCATAAGCGGGGTGGGGAAGGCTAACATCAGTACCTTATATCAGGGGGACGAAGCACGGCGGATGCGTGGTCGCATTGCTTCAGAAGGATTAAAGGCACTGTCGGAACAATATGCCGGGTACTATGGCAAGCAATTTAAGGGACTTGAAGCGATAAGGCCCCTCGATGTGTTGGACGACAAGGCCACCGGTGAGGTGCGCCTGGAGGAGGCCTATCATTTGCCTGCACCCTGGCAGGCCGATGACGATGGCGGCTACACGGTGTATGTGTATGAATCGCAAATCTCCCCCTATCTGACCTTGCCTCAGGGACATGGTCGCAGGGAGTTGGCCCTGAAACATCCTCTGCAAATTGAAGGAACAATCCGACTTAAGTTTCGTGCCAATGACTGGCAGTTTGATGCCGCTGTGAGGGAAGAATCCAATCCCTTCTTCGACTTCCACTACAGCGTGGCCTTTGATAAAGAGTCCAACCTCCTGACCCTGGCGTATCGTTATCAAAGCAATACCGACCGGGTACCGGCAGACAGAGTTGATGAGTATATTGCCGCCCTGAAGAAAGTCGCCGATACCGACAGTTACGGCATCATCGATTACAACAGTGAAGTAAAAGATGCGGTGACTCAGGAAGCCGATGCCAGCGATGATGATACGAATATGGCGTTGATTGTCCTCAGTGCGGGCTTTGTTGCGCTTTGTGCCATAGGTTTTGCCATGGCAAGTTGGCTGATTGACGATGGCCATAAAGCAAGCAGCCGTTACTATCCGGTATCACCACTCAAAGCTTTGCTGCTGTCACTGCTTACTTTTGGCCTTTACCCCTGCTATTGGGCCTACAAGAACTGGCAATATGTGCAGAACGAGCTTGAGCCTGGCATCTGGCCCATGGCCAGGGCTATCTTTGCGCCGCTTTGGTATTACCACCTATACCTGTCGTTGGCGAATAGCGGCGATGAAGACAAACGACGCTGGCTCATCCCTGGTTGGCTGGCAGTCCTTTTTATGATCCTTTATATCGGTGTTTCTGCAACCAAAAAGCTTCACGGCATGACAGTGTTATCACTGCTTGTTCCGGCTCTGGTCATTTTACCTCTAATCACCTACATCAATAGGCTCAATGGCCATAACGAGGCCTATGTTTACAATAGTCGCTGGCGCTGGCGCCATTGGCTGCTGACAGTGGCAACACTGCCACTTTTGCTTTTCGTGTTGGCACAGGAGGCAGGGTTCACCGCCTCTGACAGGGTTGTCGCAGGCAGCGATTTATGGCAGCGGGACATCAAGTTTATGAAGCGCAAAGCCATCATTGCCGCCAACGAGAACCCGGTGCTCTTCTATTCGGATGATTGGCTAAGCAACCAGAGTGATGGTAATGGCTTTACCGATGCCAGGATATTCTCTTACTGGCGTGAAGACGGTGTCTTTTACCAGGAAACAGTGCCATTTGAAGCGGTAAAAAATATCGAGGTGAACTTTGCCAAAGGTGACGAATTAACGACTACCATCACTGTATATCGGGATGATGGCAGTCACTTTTTACTGTTTGCGGCCACGGAGGCCAGAAAGGATAGGCAGTTTGTGCGTGAACTTCTGGAGCGTTGGCGCAGGATAAGGCCCCAGGGTTCAGATAACAACGGAGAGCAGGAACAATGA